DNA from Candidatus Omnitrophota bacterium:
ATATCATCCTGTTCGTAGTATGCGTAAATTACCCGGATACCGCTTGCGGCACCTTTTCCCTTTAATGCCTTGCAAGCAAATTTTCTGGCCTTGTATATCTTTGGGTGTTCGATTCCAAGATCGGATATTCTGACCACGCCTTTATTATCGATATTTTTCTTATGCGTAAGCTTCAGCTGATTGGCGATAAAGGCATTCAGATCGTCTTCAAGCGTTCGGAATTTTTTGGCAAGCTTCTTGAAATCCTTCTCGAATTCAGCGAGTTTACGTATGTCATTGAATATCGTCGTCACTGTAATCCCTCACTGAATAGGGTGGGGTACGATAGAAAACTGATTCATAATCTATTGCTTCGCCTTCTTCCGTTGTCTGCCAAGGAACATCATTATGCGAATACTCGCTTATTTGTTTCGCATTCATATCCGAAAGCGAATTTATAACATCATCGATAAGCTTCTGTTCATTTCCTGTAATATTGATTTTGCTCATATCCGGAGGTCTTAGAGGCAGATATTTAGTTTGTGGATACTGGAAGTAACTGTCCTGAACTTTTTTCAGGTCTTTTCCTTCCATATCCTCAACGATCTTGATGAATTCAGTCGGAGTCGGGCCATAATGATTTTTAATATATGTGGCTCCAATTAACTGTTCCTCATATTTTTCATAGTAGTTGAAATCGATGAAATAAAGAAGCTTATATAGAACTGACTCTCCCACATTTGGTTTTGACCCGACATTGCTTAAAACATAAAGCAAAACCTCTTTGAATTTATCAAGGTTTTTCTGCGGAACGCTTATCCTTATACCGGTTTTCTCCTTCGGCTTCTTTTCCGCAGTTTTTTCAAGCACTACTTCTATATCCT
Protein-coding regions in this window:
- a CDS encoding Panacea domain-containing protein; translation: DIEVVLEKTAEKKPKEKTGIRISVPQKNLDKFKEVLLYVLSNVGSKPNVGESVLYKLLYFIDFNYYEKYEEQLIGATYIKNHYGPTPTEFIKIVEDMEGKDLKKVQDSYFQYPQTKYLPLRPPDMSKINITGNEQKLIDDVINSLSDMNAKQISEYSHNDVPWQTTEEGEAIDYESVFYRTPPYSVRDYSDDDIQ